In the Pseudolabrys taiwanensis genome, one interval contains:
- a CDS encoding phasin, with amino-acid sequence MADIAAAAPTTKSRKPVASFMPPFEMPKFEMPNFEMPKFAMPHFEMPSMEMPTAFREMAEKGIAQAKENYDKVKGAAEQATELLEDTYSTASKGCTDYGLKVIAHAKANSNAAFDFYADLFTTKSFAEMVEKSTAFMRGQFETMTEQAKDLAECAQKTANDTAEPLKESFTSFTKQA; translated from the coding sequence ATGGCCGATATCGCTGCTGCGGCGCCGACAACGAAATCCAGGAAGCCGGTCGCCTCCTTCATGCCGCCGTTCGAGATGCCGAAGTTCGAAATGCCCAATTTCGAGATGCCGAAGTTCGCAATGCCGCATTTCGAGATGCCGTCGATGGAAATGCCGACTGCCTTCCGCGAGATGGCGGAAAAGGGCATCGCCCAGGCGAAGGAAAACTACGACAAGGTGAAGGGCGCCGCCGAGCAGGCCACTGAGCTGCTCGAAGACACCTATTCCACGGCCTCCAAGGGCTGCACCGACTACGGTCTGAAGGTGATCGCGCACGCGAAGGCCAACAGCAACGCCGCCTTCGACTTCTACGCCGATCTGTTCACCACCAAGTCCTTTGCTGAAATGGTGGAGAAGTCGACCGCCTTCATGCGCGGCCAGTTCGAGACCATGACAGAGCAGGCCAAGGATCTCGCCGAGTGCGCCCAGAAGACGGCCAATGACACCGCCGAGCCGCTGAAGGAAAGCTTCACCTCCTTCACCAAGCAGGCCTGA
- a CDS encoding phasin family protein, which produces MSTAFDISNEMRAFAEKSVEQARAAFDSFVSAAQQAVNTAQNQAITAQTGAREVGELAMRFAETNISSSFQFAQRLFQAKDPQDVARLHTEYVNSQMAALAEQAKELSQKAAAMAKPPAH; this is translated from the coding sequence ATGTCTACCGCTTTCGATATCTCGAATGAGATGCGCGCCTTTGCCGAAAAAAGTGTCGAACAGGCGCGTGCCGCCTTCGACAGCTTCGTGTCTGCCGCTCAGCAGGCGGTGAACACGGCGCAGAACCAGGCCATAACGGCGCAAACCGGCGCCCGGGAGGTCGGGGAACTCGCGATGCGCTTCGCCGAGACCAATATTTCCTCGTCGTTCCAGTTCGCGCAGCGCCTGTTTCAGGCCAAGGACCCGCAGGACGTCGCCCGCCTGCACACCGAATACGTGAACAGCCAAATGGCGGCCCTGGCCGAGCAGGCCAAGGAGCTGAGCCAGAAGGCCGCCGCAATGGCCAAACCGCCGGCTCACTGA